Proteins encoded within one genomic window of Dyadobacter chenhuakuii:
- the porW gene encoding type IX secretion system periplasmic lipoprotein PorW/SprE, protein MTNRFALYICRTALSLTMISLVAGCSQFSTKPAAVGFHNLSGHYNAYFIAEQGLAEAEFQMNKAYKENYNELLPILLPMDSVLSLPVKPQLQDAIKKASIVAEKHQNSKWVDNSYIVLGKSRLYLGEWADGLEALRYVYANGKDENDKNNALILLMRAYIIRKDFSNALGVAEYLSQQPLSKASTREFYLTKAYLHQQNGEYLTSVAILEEAFPLLKKSTETARIHFAAAQMYDRLGQYGLANKHYKSVSKNRPGYDLGFYSAMNSLQNEVVLNPKKDLDDVGFDKMLRDRKNADLNDKIYFTMGLLAEHRKQIPEAISYLQKAVAASKGTNMEQKAYSYLQLARINYESLEKFELSKAYYDSALTILPQQAPEYKLVSERKRALDEFVKHYSVVNTEDSLQKLAQMNPAALDNRIDAIIEAQEAARKEQEAKERKAMLAAQNTNVQSVQNPLINGGERRWELYDPALINQGRTEFKRTWGNRPLEDDWRRSSRQMRSLAGNDTNAPDSLAAQTEVIADNSLKKGTPEWDALHASLKQNIPLTEGQMADSQKKKEDALYNLGKIYRFDLQESQRSINTFERVLTEYPKTQYKEELYYLLYLTYEADNDKNTWKNKLFDEYPTSTYARLVGKASDSNLAGSGNPVKEYEAAYALYSKGDYTKALDDIEQNLPAYKGHAMEDKFALLRVFLIGKVRGKDAYTQAIAEFMRLYPSSIYLPRLKEMQELNSLSMGKR, encoded by the coding sequence GTGACCAACCGTTTTGCCCTCTACATCTGCCGCACAGCCCTTTCACTAACCATGATCAGTTTGGTGGCAGGTTGTTCGCAGTTCAGTACAAAACCTGCCGCAGTCGGTTTCCACAATCTTTCCGGACATTACAATGCCTATTTCATCGCCGAGCAGGGTCTTGCCGAGGCAGAGTTTCAGATGAATAAGGCTTACAAAGAGAACTATAACGAATTGCTGCCCATTCTGCTGCCCATGGACTCCGTGCTTTCCCTGCCTGTAAAGCCGCAGTTGCAGGATGCCATTAAAAAAGCGTCCATAGTTGCCGAAAAGCACCAGAACAGTAAATGGGTTGACAACAGTTATATCGTTCTTGGCAAATCCAGATTATATCTCGGCGAATGGGCCGACGGGCTTGAAGCATTGCGCTATGTATATGCAAATGGCAAGGACGAAAATGACAAGAACAATGCGCTGATCCTGCTTATGCGGGCTTACATTATCAGAAAGGATTTTTCCAATGCACTGGGCGTGGCCGAATATTTGAGCCAGCAGCCGCTCAGCAAAGCATCGACCCGCGAATTTTATCTTACCAAAGCCTACCTGCACCAGCAAAACGGAGAATATCTGACTTCCGTGGCGATCCTGGAAGAGGCATTTCCGCTCCTTAAAAAATCTACCGAAACGGCCCGTATCCATTTCGCGGCCGCTCAGATGTACGACCGCCTGGGACAGTATGGACTGGCGAATAAGCATTATAAAAGTGTAAGTAAAAATCGTCCGGGCTATGATCTGGGTTTTTATTCTGCCATGAATTCGCTTCAAAATGAAGTTGTGCTGAACCCGAAGAAGGATTTGGACGATGTCGGTTTTGATAAAATGCTTCGTGATCGCAAGAATGCAGACCTGAACGACAAGATCTACTTCACGATGGGCTTGTTGGCTGAGCATAGAAAGCAGATCCCCGAGGCCATTAGTTATTTGCAAAAGGCCGTTGCAGCTTCAAAAGGAACAAATATGGAGCAGAAAGCTTACAGTTACCTGCAACTTGCGAGGATTAACTATGAGTCGTTGGAAAAATTTGAGTTGTCAAAAGCATATTATGACAGCGCACTTACCATTCTGCCGCAGCAAGCGCCTGAATACAAGCTTGTTTCAGAGAGAAAAAGGGCGCTGGATGAGTTTGTAAAGCATTATAGCGTTGTAAATACAGAAGACAGTCTGCAAAAGCTGGCGCAAATGAACCCTGCCGCGCTTGATAACCGGATAGATGCTATTATTGAAGCGCAGGAAGCCGCAAGAAAGGAGCAGGAAGCAAAAGAAAGAAAAGCAATGTTGGCCGCTCAGAACACGAATGTTCAAAGTGTGCAAAACCCGCTGATCAATGGTGGCGAACGCAGGTGGGAGCTTTACGATCCGGCACTGATTAATCAAGGACGGACAGAGTTTAAAAGAACCTGGGGTAACCGTCCTTTGGAAGACGACTGGCGCAGGAGCAGCCGGCAAATGCGCTCACTGGCCGGTAATGATACAAATGCACCCGACTCACTTGCTGCGCAAACAGAAGTCATAGCCGACAACAGCCTGAAAAAAGGCACACCGGAATGGGACGCTTTGCACGCATCTTTAAAACAAAATATCCCACTCACAGAAGGCCAGATGGCCGATTCTCAAAAGAAAAAAGAGGATGCACTTTATAACCTGGGCAAGATTTACAGGTTCGATTTGCAGGAATCGCAGCGGTCTATCAACACATTCGAGCGTGTTCTTACTGAATATCCCAAAACACAATACAAGGAAGAGCTCTATTATCTGCTTTATTTGACCTATGAGGCTGATAATGATAAAAATACATGGAAAAACAAGCTGTTCGACGAATATCCGACTTCTACCTATGCCCGGCTTGTTGGTAAGGCATCCGACAGTAACCTGGCCGGCTCGGGAAACCCGGTGAAGGAATATGAAGCTGCCTATGCCCTTTATTCAAAAGGTGATTATACAAAAGCACTTGATGATATTGAACAAAATCTGCCGGCTTATAAAGGCCACGCTATGGAGGACAAATTTGCGCTTTTACGCGTTTTCCTGATCGGCAAAGTGCGTGGCAAAGATGCTTACACACAGGCCATTGCTGAATTTATGAGGTTATATCCTTCCAGCATCTATCTTCCAAGGCTCAAAGAGATGCAAGAGCTGAATTCGCTTTCCATGGGAAAGAGATAA
- a CDS encoding AtpZ/AtpI family protein, which produces METNNDDAAKEERKRTLQKQSSGFLKYSGMATQMLGTILIFTYGGYKLDEWQQNDVPVWTLVLSLLSIAGSLYMLIKGFTKK; this is translated from the coding sequence ATGGAAACGAACAATGATGATGCGGCAAAGGAAGAGCGTAAAAGGACGCTGCAAAAACAATCTTCGGGTTTCCTGAAATATTCCGGCATGGCCACCCAAATGCTCGGCACCATTCTGATCTTCACTTACGGGGGCTATAAGCTCGACGAATGGCAGCAAAATGATGTTCCGGTCTGGACGCTGGTGCTGTCGCTGCTGTCGATTGCAGGTTCATTATATATGTTGATCAAAGGTTTTACAAAAAAATAG
- the atpB gene encoding F0F1 ATP synthase subunit A, which produces MYTHLRLFFTTALVAATCLLNVPARADEPTQHEAEKLVEGINEQEHKIEHNLEESEEKFNIGQMIMHHIADSHEWEITHGVVLPLPVILYSADRGIEVFSSSNFHNEHHEYNGYHLVHGDAETIVPVDESRVVYDFSITKNVASMMLSAVILILIFTSIAGYYKNSKGKAPKGFQSAMEVIILFIRDDVVKPNVGPKYEKYLPYLLTLFFFILVNNILGLLPGSANVTGNIAVTMTLAVLTFIVVHLNANGNYYKHLVKPDGVPIPLLLIMIPVEIVGVFMKPFSLMVRLFANMTAGHIILLSLFGLIFIFQSIVIAPVISLFALFLNFIEIMVAFIQAFIFTLLSSMYIGSAIEEHSHADHGH; this is translated from the coding sequence ATGTACACCCATTTGAGACTGTTTTTTACTACTGCCCTGGTTGCGGCAACCTGCCTTTTGAATGTTCCTGCAAGGGCGGACGAACCTACCCAGCACGAGGCTGAAAAGTTGGTTGAAGGCATTAATGAGCAAGAGCATAAAATTGAACATAATCTTGAAGAGTCGGAAGAGAAGTTCAATATTGGTCAGATGATCATGCACCACATTGCTGATTCCCATGAGTGGGAAATCACGCATGGCGTGGTTCTTCCGCTTCCTGTAATTCTTTATTCAGCAGATCGCGGAATTGAAGTTTTCTCATCTTCGAACTTTCACAACGAGCACCACGAATACAATGGTTATCACCTGGTTCACGGTGATGCTGAGACGATTGTCCCTGTTGACGAGTCCCGCGTTGTTTATGATTTCTCGATCACCAAGAATGTAGCATCCATGATGCTGAGCGCGGTGATCCTGATCCTGATCTTCACCAGCATTGCAGGTTACTACAAAAACAGCAAGGGCAAGGCACCGAAAGGTTTCCAATCCGCCATGGAGGTTATTATCCTTTTCATCCGCGATGATGTTGTTAAGCCTAATGTGGGCCCCAAATACGAAAAATACCTTCCCTACCTGCTGACATTGTTCTTCTTTATATTGGTCAACAACATTCTGGGTTTGCTTCCGGGATCGGCCAACGTGACAGGTAACATTGCTGTTACAATGACGCTTGCCGTTCTGACATTCATCGTAGTTCACCTGAATGCAAATGGCAATTATTATAAGCACCTTGTAAAGCCAGATGGCGTTCCCATTCCATTGTTGCTGATTATGATTCCGGTTGAGATCGTAGGTGTGTTTATGAAGCCTTTCTCTCTCATGGTTCGGTTGTTCGCAAACATGACAGCAGGTCACATTATCCTTTTGAGTCTTTTCGGTCTGATCTTTATTTTCCAAAGCATTGTGATCGCTCCTGTTATTTCGCTTTTCGCCTTGTTCCTCAACTTTATCGAGATCATGGTGGCGTTTATCCAGGCATTTATCTTTACCCTTTTGTCGTCCATGTACATTGGAAGTGCCATTGAAGAGCACAGCCACGCAGATCACGGACATTGA
- the atpE gene encoding ATP synthase F0 subunit C, whose product MLFQILLQAAEQSGAGLAVFGAAIGAGLAAIGAGLGIGRIGGSAVEGIARQPEAAGAIQTAMLIIAALIEAVALFAAVICLLISFKL is encoded by the coding sequence ATGTTGTTTCAAATCTTGCTTCAAGCTGCAGAACAAAGTGGTGCTGGTCTAGCTGTATTCGGTGCTGCAATCGGCGCTGGTCTTGCTGCTATCGGTGCTGGTCTTGGTATTGGTAGAATCGGTGGAAGCGCTGTTGAAGGTATCGCTCGTCAGCCAGAAGCTGCTGGTGCTATCCAGACTGCAATGCTTATCATCGCCGCTCTTATCGAGGCGGTTGCACTTTTCGCAGCGGTTATCTGTCTGCTGATTTCGTTCAAGCTGTAG
- the atpF gene encoding F0F1 ATP synthase subunit B gives MSLLTPNPGLIFWMLVVFLLVVFILAKFAWKPIIKGLKDRENEIQGALDLAERTRAEMIKLKSDNEKLIAEANAVRDQILRDAKDAADRTILESKDKAAVEAQKMIDSAREAIRNEQQMSVTKIRKEVAVLSLEIAEKVLQRELKDKEAQEKLIADLASSAHLN, from the coding sequence ATGTCATTGCTTACTCCAAACCCAGGCCTTATTTTCTGGATGCTGGTTGTATTCTTGCTGGTTGTTTTCATCTTAGCCAAATTTGCCTGGAAACCGATCATTAAAGGCCTTAAAGACCGTGAAAATGAAATCCAGGGCGCACTTGATCTTGCAGAGAGAACAAGAGCCGAAATGATTAAATTGAAATCAGACAACGAAAAACTGATCGCAGAAGCAAACGCCGTTCGTGATCAGATCCTGCGCGATGCGAAAGACGCTGCTGACCGCACCATCCTTGAATCAAAAGATAAGGCAGCTGTTGAAGCACAAAAAATGATCGACAGCGCACGTGAAGCGATCCGTAACGAACAACAAATGTCCGTTACGAAAATCAGAAAAGAGGTTGCTGTTCTTTCCCTTGAAATTGCTGAGAAGGTTTTACAACGCGAGTTGAAAGACAAAGAAGCACAGGAAAAACTGATCGCAGACCTTGCTTCCTCTGCCCACTTAAACTAA
- the atpH gene encoding ATP synthase F1 subunit delta — MSVSIVASRYAKSLIELAKEQNVLEAVYQDMLLFKDTAEKNRGLMLALKSPVVRHEKKLNILKALFETRVNSVSYAIFTIITKKNREAILDEIANEFIKSYNLNQGIQRATVTTTIPLTDELRKQFSDMVTAKTGRTVQLAEKIDPNLIGGYVLKIDDRQIDASLRSRLNELKLQFVN, encoded by the coding sequence ATGTCAGTAAGTATAGTTGCTTCCAGATATGCAAAGTCGCTGATCGAGCTAGCCAAAGAACAGAATGTTCTGGAAGCGGTTTATCAGGATATGCTTTTATTTAAGGATACGGCTGAGAAAAACAGGGGCTTAATGCTTGCATTGAAAAGCCCGGTTGTGCGTCACGAGAAGAAACTGAATATTTTGAAAGCGCTTTTTGAAACGCGTGTCAATTCGGTTTCCTACGCGATCTTCACCATCATTACCAAGAAAAACAGGGAGGCAATCCTTGACGAAATAGCAAACGAATTTATCAAAAGCTATAACCTGAACCAGGGAATCCAGAGAGCGACGGTTACCACAACTATCCCGCTTACGGATGAGCTTCGCAAGCAATTCTCTGACATGGTTACTGCAAAAACCGGCCGCACTGTGCAGCTGGCCGAGAAAATCGATCCGAATCTGATCGGTGGATATGTGCTGAAAATCGATGACCGTCAGATCGACGCATCTTTGAGAAGCCGTTTGAACGAGCTTAAATTACAGTTTGTAAACTGA
- a CDS encoding sugar phosphate isomerase/epimerase family protein produces the protein MNYNEKISRKSFMKASAFMLAAPMLSKLDLTAKASSKIGLQLYTLRTDLAKDLEGTLKKVAAIGYKEVELFGYNDGKFFGKTPKEFKAILDGLGLNPVSGHYGAGVQMKDQKGTLSNDWQRAVDDAAAIGQKYVNCAYLTDGERKSIEDYKKYVDLFNKSGEVAKKAGLQFGYHNHDFEFKKMDGQLPYDLIASTDPDLVKLELDLYWIVKAGLDPVDLFKKYPGRFPLWHVKDMDKTDQSFAEVGTGSIDFKKIFDARKIAGLQHFFVEQDVAKRPALEAIDISFKNVTKMKV, from the coding sequence ATGAATTACAACGAGAAGATTTCACGGAAATCATTCATGAAAGCGAGTGCTTTTATGTTGGCAGCTCCTATGCTTTCAAAACTTGATTTGACGGCTAAGGCATCCTCTAAGATCGGTTTGCAGCTTTACACGCTACGGACAGACCTTGCGAAGGATTTGGAGGGGACATTGAAAAAAGTTGCGGCGATCGGATATAAGGAAGTTGAGCTTTTTGGATATAACGACGGCAAATTTTTTGGAAAAACACCAAAAGAATTCAAAGCGATCCTGGACGGCCTGGGACTCAACCCGGTAAGCGGACATTATGGCGCAGGTGTTCAGATGAAAGATCAAAAAGGCACACTATCCAACGACTGGCAGCGTGCGGTTGACGACGCAGCTGCTATCGGGCAGAAATACGTGAACTGCGCTTATCTGACAGATGGTGAGCGTAAATCAATTGAAGATTATAAGAAATACGTTGACCTGTTTAACAAATCGGGAGAGGTTGCAAAGAAAGCAGGTTTGCAGTTTGGTTACCACAACCACGATTTTGAGTTCAAGAAAATGGACGGCCAGCTTCCTTACGATTTGATTGCAAGCACGGATCCTGACTTGGTTAAGCTTGAATTGGACTTGTACTGGATCGTAAAAGCAGGTCTTGACCCAGTTGATTTGTTCAAAAAATATCCGGGCCGTTTCCCATTGTGGCACGTGAAAGATATGGACAAAACCGATCAGTCCTTTGCAGAGGTAGGAACTGGTTCTATCGACTTCAAAAAGATCTTTGACGCGCGCAAAATCGCTGGTCTGCAGCATTTCTTCGTGGAGCAGGATGTAGCGAAGCGCCCGGCTTTGGAAGCGATCGACATCAGCTTCAAGAATGTTACGAAGATGAAAGTATAG
- a CDS encoding carboxylesterase family protein, with protein MTFKFRNQAVLIVLGLLLGFTNLQAQKLATGPQVLTFFSDADDTEQPYGLYLPKNFDENKKYPLLIMLHGAGSNHRLDLRRVFGKSNAEDETDKEATRYFPQWEDVDFIVAAPFARGTAGYQGIPEEDVYDVLDDVKKRFKIDENKTYLTGLSMGGGGTLWLGLTRPDIWAAIAPVCPAPPNGTFDLAANALNFPIHFFHGDADPVVPVADTRKWVQHLQDIGVEVSYKEFVDVKHDSWVSAYDNEFIFEWFGHAERNPFPDRVKFVSKQYKYNKAFWVQFDKMNLGTLAEIDANLNKPNAATITTKNLSAFTVNLKGHPRFNAASNVTFSIDGKALSAKVDSSVSFVKNNNVWAVATNPIATGLVKKKGAEGPIYEAFSTPHIYVYGTADNPSPEELKKRVDAATQAANWSYYRGEFVGRIMFFPRTLSDKNVRPSDIEHGNLILFGTKETNSLIAKYADRLPVHLNAADTSHGLFYIFPVDKHYVAVSSGLPWWTGADNKDAAFISPVHRRLPEFKDLFFFKDSSTNTIVDGNFSEDWKVTDEMKTKLSNSGAITITK; from the coding sequence ATGACTTTCAAATTCCGGAATCAAGCAGTTCTAATTGTACTGGGCTTACTGCTGGGCTTTACCAATTTACAAGCGCAAAAGCTTGCTACCGGCCCGCAAGTCCTGACTTTCTTCTCAGACGCCGACGACACCGAGCAGCCATATGGCCTCTATCTCCCTAAAAATTTCGACGAAAACAAAAAATATCCGCTGCTAATTATGCTGCATGGCGCTGGTTCCAATCACCGTTTGGACTTGCGTCGTGTTTTTGGAAAAAGCAATGCAGAGGACGAGACAGATAAAGAAGCAACCCGCTATTTTCCTCAATGGGAAGATGTCGATTTCATTGTTGCTGCGCCATTTGCAAGAGGAACAGCAGGTTATCAGGGCATCCCGGAAGAGGACGTTTACGATGTGTTGGACGATGTAAAAAAGCGCTTTAAAATCGATGAAAATAAAACCTATCTCACGGGCTTGTCCATGGGTGGGGGAGGAACGCTTTGGCTCGGACTGACAAGGCCGGACATATGGGCAGCAATAGCGCCTGTTTGCCCTGCGCCGCCGAACGGAACGTTCGATCTGGCAGCCAATGCATTGAATTTTCCGATCCACTTTTTCCATGGCGATGCAGATCCCGTGGTTCCTGTTGCGGACACGCGGAAGTGGGTGCAGCATCTGCAGGATATTGGAGTGGAAGTGAGTTATAAAGAGTTTGTGGATGTCAAACATGACAGCTGGGTAAGTGCCTATGACAATGAATTTATCTTCGAATGGTTCGGCCACGCCGAACGTAATCCGTTTCCTGATCGAGTGAAGTTTGTCAGCAAGCAATACAAATACAATAAGGCATTCTGGGTTCAGTTTGATAAAATGAACCTGGGAACGCTGGCAGAGATCGACGCCAATCTGAACAAGCCCAATGCTGCAACTATTACCACGAAAAACCTTTCTGCATTTACGGTCAACCTGAAAGGGCACCCGAGATTTAATGCTGCAAGCAATGTAACGTTCAGCATCGATGGAAAAGCGCTTTCGGCGAAAGTGGACAGCTCGGTTTCATTCGTGAAAAACAATAATGTGTGGGCAGTGGCTACAAATCCCATTGCGACAGGCCTGGTTAAGAAAAAAGGAGCAGAAGGCCCGATATACGAAGCATTCTCAACCCCTCATATTTACGTGTATGGCACTGCTGACAATCCTTCACCCGAAGAGTTGAAGAAGCGCGTAGACGCTGCCACACAGGCCGCAAACTGGTCCTATTACAGAGGTGAGTTTGTAGGCAGGATTATGTTTTTCCCAAGGACTTTGTCTGATAAAAATGTGCGGCCAAGCGATATAGAGCATGGCAATTTGATTCTGTTCGGGACAAAAGAAACCAATTCGCTGATTGCAAAATATGCAGACCGGCTGCCGGTGCATTTGAATGCTGCCGATACGTCACATGGCCTTTTTTACATATTCCCTGTGGATAAGCATTATGTGGCGGTAAGCTCTGGTTTGCCGTGGTGGACTGGCGCGGATAATAAGGATGCTGCGTTCATATCCCCTGTGCACCGCAGGCTTCCGGAATTCAAGGACCTGTTTTTCTTTAAAGATTCTTCGACTAACACCATTGTGGACGGAAACTTTTCGGAAGACTGGAAAGTGACGGACGAAATGAAGACGAAGCTTTCCAATTCAGGAGCAATTACGATTACCAAATAA
- a CDS encoding ATP-dependent Clp protease ATP-binding subunit, giving the protein MEAKFSNRVKEVITMSREEALRLGHDYIGAEHLLLGMIREGDGVAIGLLKKLGVSLDDVRQTIEQATKGAATNNVKNLQNIPLTRQSEKVLKITYLEAKIFKSNLIGTEHLLLSILRDEDNVGTQILHKFNVNYEVIKEMLEYQSSGSKPHMGPETEDGDDEARGGMFGGGSGSASGKESKGAEKSRTPVLDNFGRDLTKMAEVGKLDPIVGREKEIERVAQILSRRKKNNPILIGEPGVGKTAIAEGLALRIVQKKVSRVLFGKRVVTLDLASLVAGTKYRGQFEERMKAVMNELEKSPDVILFIDELHTIVGAGGASGSLDASNMFKPALSRGEIQCIGATTLDEYRQYIEKDGALARRFQMVMVDATSIEETIQILENIKDKYEDHHHVNYTPESISTAVKLSERYITDRFLPDKAIDVLDEVGARVHISNITVPEDILVLEEQIENIKQEKNRVVKSQKYEEAAQLRDREKKLIDQLDRAKLAWEEETKQKRYTVTEHNVAEVVAMMTGIPVTNVSMDEGKKLLNMADELKAKVIGQNPPIEKLVKAIQRTRVGLKDPKKPIGSFIFLGPTGVGKTELAKVLSTYLFDKDDSLVRIDMSEYMEKFSVSRLVGAPPGYVGYEEGGQLTEKIRRKPYSVVLLDEIEKAHPDVFNILLQVLDDGILTDGLGRRVDFRNTIIIMTSNIGARDLKDFGSGIGFSTKAKTENQDDIMKGTIQSALRKAFSPEFLNRLDDVIVFNSLQREDLHRIIDISLGKLFNRVKGLGYEIELTIPAKDFLSEKGYDPQYGARPLNRAIQKYLEDPVAEEILKGDLREGDVLVANHEENSEQLVISVRKKEEELAN; this is encoded by the coding sequence ATGGAAGCAAAATTTTCGAATAGAGTGAAAGAAGTAATCACGATGAGCCGGGAAGAAGCCCTTCGCCTCGGTCATGATTACATTGGAGCAGAGCATTTGTTGTTAGGAATGATTCGTGAAGGAGACGGCGTGGCGATTGGCTTATTAAAGAAGCTTGGCGTTTCACTGGACGATGTCCGACAGACCATTGAGCAGGCAACAAAGGGCGCAGCGACCAATAACGTTAAGAATTTACAAAATATACCCCTGACAAGACAGTCGGAAAAAGTTTTGAAAATTACCTATCTGGAAGCCAAAATTTTTAAGAGTAATTTGATCGGGACAGAGCATTTGCTGCTTTCGATTTTGCGTGATGAAGATAATGTTGGCACCCAGATTCTTCATAAATTTAATGTTAACTACGAAGTCATCAAAGAAATGTTAGAATATCAATCATCAGGATCCAAACCTCACATGGGGCCGGAGACCGAAGACGGAGATGATGAAGCAAGAGGAGGCATGTTCGGAGGAGGAAGCGGCTCTGCATCTGGTAAAGAATCGAAAGGAGCAGAGAAATCACGGACTCCGGTGTTGGATAACTTTGGACGCGACCTGACCAAAATGGCTGAGGTTGGTAAACTGGATCCGATCGTTGGACGTGAAAAGGAGATCGAACGTGTAGCCCAGATCCTTAGCCGTCGTAAAAAGAATAACCCGATCCTTATCGGTGAGCCCGGTGTGGGTAAAACTGCGATTGCGGAAGGTCTTGCACTAAGAATTGTTCAGAAAAAAGTGTCGCGCGTGCTTTTCGGAAAACGCGTTGTTACATTGGATCTGGCTTCTCTGGTTGCAGGAACAAAATACCGCGGTCAGTTTGAGGAAAGAATGAAGGCTGTAATGAATGAACTGGAAAAATCCCCGGATGTGATCCTTTTCATTGATGAGTTGCACACGATTGTAGGCGCAGGTGGCGCTTCCGGTTCGCTGGATGCTTCCAACATGTTCAAGCCTGCATTGTCACGTGGAGAAATCCAGTGTATCGGTGCTACGACATTAGACGAATATCGCCAGTATATTGAGAAGGACGGTGCATTAGCACGTCGTTTCCAGATGGTGATGGTGGATGCCACTTCGATTGAAGAAACCATTCAGATCCTTGAAAACATTAAGGATAAATACGAAGATCACCACCATGTGAACTACACGCCTGAATCGATCAGCACGGCTGTTAAGCTTTCTGAAAGATACATTACAGATCGTTTCTTGCCGGATAAGGCGATCGACGTTCTGGACGAAGTAGGAGCTAGGGTTCACATTAGCAACATTACAGTTCCGGAAGACATTCTCGTTCTTGAAGAGCAGATTGAAAATATCAAGCAAGAAAAGAACAGGGTAGTTAAGAGCCAGAAATACGAAGAAGCGGCACAACTGAGAGATCGTGAGAAGAAATTGATCGATCAGCTTGACCGTGCGAAACTGGCTTGGGAAGAAGAAACCAAACAAAAGCGTTACACCGTAACCGAGCATAATGTAGCCGAAGTGGTAGCGATGATGACGGGCATTCCGGTAACGAACGTTTCCATGGACGAAGGCAAGAAATTGCTGAACATGGCTGACGAACTGAAAGCAAAAGTTATCGGCCAGAACCCGCCGATTGAAAAGCTTGTGAAAGCTATTCAGCGCACGAGGGTAGGTTTGAAAGATCCTAAGAAACCAATTGGATCATTCATCTTCCTAGGGCCAACGGGTGTAGGTAAAACCGAGCTTGCAAAAGTGCTTTCCACTTATCTGTTTGACAAAGATGATTCTTTGGTTCGGATCGATATGAGCGAATACATGGAGAAATTCAGCGTATCGCGTTTGGTAGGAGCCCCTCCGGGATATGTGGGTTATGAAGAAGGTGGTCAGTTAACTGAAAAGATCAGACGGAAACCTTATAGCGTAGTCCTGCTGGATGAGATCGAAAAAGCGCACCCGGATGTGTTCAACATTCTGCTGCAAGTGCTTGACGATGGAATCCTGACAGACGGTCTGGGACGCAGAGTGGATTTCAGAAATACGATCATTATCATGACTTCCAACATTGGAGCGCGTGACTTGAAGGATTTCGGATCCGGAATCGGTTTCTCTACGAAAGCAAAAACAGAAAATCAGGATGACATTATGAAAGGCACTATTCAAAGTGCACTTCGTAAAGCATTCTCTCCTGAGTTCCTGAACCGTTTGGATGATGTGATCGTGTTCAACTCACTGCAACGTGAAGATCTGCACAGAATCATCGACATTTCGCTGGGTAAATTGTTTAACCGTGTGAAAGGTTTGGGTTACGAAATAGAATTGACAATTCCTGCGAAGGACTTCCTGTCGGAAAAAGGTTACGATCCGCAATACGGAGCGCGTCCTTTGAACCGGGCGATCCAGAAATATCTCGAAGATCCCGTAGCAGAGGAAATATTGAAAGGCGATTTGCGCGAAGGCGATGTGCTGGTTGCCAATCACGAAGAGAACAGTGAACAACTTGTTATCAGTGTTCGTAAAAAAGAAGAAGAGCTTGCCAACTAA
- a CDS encoding WbqC family protein, whose translation MSEIESNSKEISGIRIELQYLPCIAYFTSLLMYDRIYIDIEERYVKQTYRNRCSVLTANKVDQLTVPVQKYETAAPTKDIKIDYGQDWLRRHLGCLQSAYGKSPFYEFYAPELLQIYDKKLAYLVDLNYELLTICLRLVGVKKDLQYNLSGLEMEESSVFNAISLINNKKSDFSPEYYKPEHYYQTFGNDFVSNLSIIDLLFNMGPEARSVLLRSCKFQ comes from the coding sequence GTGTCAGAAATTGAGAGTAACAGTAAGGAAATTAGCGGAATACGGATCGAGTTACAGTATTTGCCTTGTATAGCGTATTTTACAAGTTTATTAATGTACGACCGTATTTATATTGACATTGAGGAACGGTACGTAAAGCAGACCTATCGAAACAGATGCAGTGTACTAACTGCTAATAAAGTAGACCAGCTGACAGTTCCGGTTCAGAAGTACGAGACAGCCGCCCCCACGAAAGACATTAAGATCGACTACGGCCAGGATTGGCTCCGCCGTCACTTAGGCTGCCTGCAATCAGCTTACGGAAAATCACCGTTCTACGAGTTTTACGCCCCGGAGCTTTTGCAGATATACGACAAAAAATTAGCTTATCTCGTCGATTTGAATTATGAATTATTGACAATTTGTCTTAGATTGGTAGGAGTTAAAAAGGATTTACAGTACAATTTGTCAGGTTTGGAAATGGAGGAGAGCAGCGTTTTTAATGCTATTTCCCTCATTAACAATAAGAAAAGCGACTTTTCACCCGAATATTATAAGCCAGAGCATTATTACCAGACATTTGGGAATGATTTTGTAAGTAACTTGAGTATTATCGATTTACTATTTAATATGGGGCCGGAAGCAAGGAGTGTTTTGTTAAGATCCTGTAAGTTCCAGTAA